In Coregonus clupeaformis isolate EN_2021a chromosome 5, ASM2061545v1, whole genome shotgun sequence, the sequence CCGTTACATGTAAAGGattacatcccactgggcacagccgTCAATTCCACGTTGGTTACACATCATTTCATTTACAGTTTTTCCCAATTGTTTACACACTAAAACTGGTCCATGAGGCCCAATGACCCAAACCTGTAACTCATTCAGCAGAACCATACACCAAATCTGACCCAAACCTGTAACTCATTCAGCAGAACCATACACCAAATCTGACCCAAACCTGTAACTCATTCAGCAGAACCAGACACCAAATCTGCAATACTACTGGACCATGTTTTGCTTTACACTCAGATTGCAATTCTATAACAAACATTTGGcaaaaacacaacacacaattctctacctttgGCACAACCTCCACAACTAAAATATCTAAAAAGCAACACCGTTCAACAAGCTAAGCTCAATTACCAATTGATAACCTTCACTCTTCACattgtgcaaacactaattgcgtAAATGTTCTCTTTGCAATCAGACCTTTTGGTATGGATAAAAAAGCTGCAGGTGAGTACTCCTGTGTTCGGAGAACAATGGAAGCGAACAAGGATATCAGGGGTGGAACAAGAACAAGGAGAGTCACCTCTGATGAAATACGGGCGACTGTGGTGCACCATGTGCTCAACCATGGTTTGACCTTGAGAGAGGCTGGGCAGAGAGCGCAGCCCAATCTGAGCCGCTTCACCGTAGCATCCATCATCCGGACGTTCCAAAATAACAATAGGTATGTACTGCAGACGTTGGACCTGTCTAATACTTCTACTACTTGACAGTAGCACTACATAAAGCACAGTAAAGACTGTAGATTCCAATACATACTGTAAGGGGAAACAAAGTAAATATTTCATGTATTACTGGATGGAGGAAATTGGGAGCGATACTACTTTGTAACGTGTTTAGGTTGTATGCTGTATTACTGTAGTGTTCACTGCACAGTAGGCTATTTTGTTTTTGTAGAACTGAAAGACGACCACCACGTGGTGGTAGACCGCGTCTATTTACAGACCAACAGGAGGCTGCCATTGTGCAAACGGTGGTTAAAAATAATGCCATGAGACTGCGGGAAATCCAACTACAGATTATTGAAAACCCTGCCATCTTCCATAACATCACAGAGCTTGTCAACCATAGCCCGCATCCTTAAGAAACACCATCTCCGGATGAAGCAAATCAACAGAGTCCCATTTGAAAGGAATTCCCAGAGAGTGAAGGATGAACGGAACAAACATGTGCAAGTAAGCCatgtataaatatataaatacatcTATAAATAGTATTACACTCTTGAAACATTAGAGGCTCATTGATGTCGCCAGTGAACTTTACTGTACAGCAATTACAGTATTTACCATCGTTTCAGAGACTCGTGGAATTGGATCCAACTCATATTCATAGAGGAGGCTGGATTCAATGTAGCGAAgatgaggaggaaggaaggaacatCATTGGTCAACGCGCCGTCGTTGAGGTACCTGGCCAGCGCGGGGGGGAAATGTCACCATATGAGCAGCTATGAGCcacaatggggtcctccaccgccatgaggagaggAAGGAACATCATTGGTCAACGTGCCGTCGTTGAGGTACCTGGCCAGCGCGGGGGGGAAATGTCACCATATGAGCAGCTATGAGCCACAATGGGGTCTTCCACCGCCATGCCACCCTTGGACCATACAACACCGCCCATCTCCTTCATTTCCTGAACGCCttatatgacaatattttttCAGCCAGAGCAGAGAGGGGCCAGGTGATCCAGAGCAGAGAGGGGCCAGGTGATCCTGAGCAGAGAGGGGCCAGGTGATCCTGAGCAGAGAGGGGCCAGGTGATCCAGAGCAGAGAGGGGCCAGGTGATCCAGAGGGCCAGGTGATCCTGAGGGCCAGGTGATCCTGAGCAGAGAGGGGCCAGGTGATCCTGAGCAGAGAGCGGCCAGGTGATCCTGAGCAGAGAGGGGCCAGGTGATCCAGAGGGCCAGGTGATCCTGAGGGCCAGGTGATCCTGAGCAGAGAGGGGCCAGGTGATCCTGAGCAGAGAGGGGCCAGGTGATCCAGAGCAGAGAGGGGCCAGGTGATCCAGAGCAGAGAGGGGCCAGGTGATCCAGAGCAGAGAGGGGCCAGGTGATCCAGAGCAGAGAGGGGCCAGGTGATCCAGAGCAGAGAGGGGCCAGGTGATCCAGAGCAGAGAGGGGCCAGGTGATCCAGAGCAGAGAGGGGCCAGGTGATCCTGAGCAGCAAATGTATGTTGACATCAGGCTGCTCAGGTCCGCAACTGGTTCCATCCCACGTTTACAATTCTCTATCTCCCACCATATTCCCCATTTCTCAACCCCATTGAGGAGTTGTTTTCAGCATGGCGGTGGACGGTGTATGATCGCAAACCCCATGAACGTATGgcccttctccaggcaatggaggaggccTGCGGTGACATTCCAGCAGAGTCCTATCAGGGGTGGATGTGTCAAGCCAGGAGATATTTCCCCCGCTGTCTGGCCGAGGAGAATATCGCCTGTGATGTTGATGAAAATCTGTGGCCGGACCAAAACAACAGACATGACTGATTATGTTTTCGAAATGGGgggagtgtttttttttttttttttacatgtgagtcatttagcagacgctcttatccagagccacttacagtcagtgagtgcatacattattttatttttttcatactggccccccgtgggaaacgaacccacaaccctggcgttgcaaacgccgtgctctaccaactgagccacacgggactttGATTTGACTGTATTTTGACAGTTTCTTTAACTATTCTGTACAATTGATCTAAcacacagtacagtaatacaaaTAGGACAATTTTTCTTTCTTTgcagatgcaaaatatatttactgtatgtttgcatttgtactgtatgtgttcttACAGTATGCTGTTTGACATGTATTGAGTCATGTTGAAATATAAAACTTACATTTTTGCATTTGTGTTCCTTTCTTGTTTCGGTACACACaaacaatatacagtataacaaCATAATCTTAGTCTTTACACTGAAATAGGTTCTGATAATAGTGTTTTGAATATGTCACATTAGTTTGATCTCAGTTGTCACTAAGTTTGATtaatttgatgtgtgtgtgtgtgtgtctcatttgTATGCAGAGTTTCACTATGAACAGGAAGTACATGATTCTGATTACTGTGTTTCATTTTGCAAGATGTCAGTGGGGTTTGGGGAAATTGGCTAACTGTTTTGTGTTCTGAGTACCTGAGATGTGGTTTCAGCAAACGTGTGTTAACAATTGGGGAAAAACtgtaattcaaccagtgtgtgcccagtgggatgtaatCCGTTACTTCACAACCCATGTGGGTGGGGAGGGTTCTTGTGTCCAGTGGTAGCTAAATGAGGCCTGGCTGGCCACAGTAGCTTGGGATCCATGActacatttgaccttgtgggcTCAGAGATTCCCTTTGAAGATGTTAATCCCAACAACCCAGCGCTATAGTGTTCGGGGAGTTCAGCCTGAAGCTGCGTCCCGCTGGTCATGGATATGACACGTTTTCCCCCCCCTCACTGTTCTCTGGGTGAGACGTCTCTGTCCAACGAGCCAAACATGGACCCACACTTTTACGCTGGCGTGCCAAGATGTCCCCAGGTTCTTGGAATAGTCGTCCAGTTATCCCATTATAGGGTTATCTCTTTTTTTAGTAACCGGGGGCTTTACTCAAGCAGATTAAGACAAGAGTCAATGCGGCAAGAGTCAGCCAGTTGCAGGGTTTGTTCTCCACTACGCCTCACCTCCCTCCGCCAACCTGCTAGCTAGCTCTCTGCAGGCCCAGgcccacacacccacacctctCTCCTAGGCAGAAGCAGGACGTGTCTGTAGGAATAAAGAAGTATGGGTGCCTACGAGTCTAACCTGGATGATATCCTGGCAGAGGACATGCACCACTGGTATAACAAGTTCATGAAGGAGTCACCTTCAGGACTCATCACGTTGTTTGAGCTGAAGACTATGCTGGAGATGCAGGGGATGTCAGAGGAGGCTAGCAGCTATGTGGACCAGGTCTTCTTTACCTTCGACATGGACGGGGTAAGAAGAAACTGTatgcagaccccccatcctcctctctctctctctctctctctctctcgtctctttaTTCTGTCTGTCACAGACATGGTTCCATCAGGAATACAAAGACGACTGATGAGTAATGGCAACTGATGGATGATTAATGAATTATGAATTGATTTGATTAATATATGAATATAGTGCTGTTCAAGATGCTCACAGTAAGGGGGGGAAACTCTCCTCATCCACCACCGCGGTGTGGCACCCACCTGCGTGATGCATGGTCGGTAGCCACTTGTACCATAATGCTCGCCACACGTCAGCTGACCACACAGGATGCCATCATCCACCGTGCCCCCTTGAACTTTCTAAGCCTATAGCTCGGGTTGAAATACTTTACTTACATAACGTATCGTTGATGATTTACCTGTAAGAAACTGTTATAATCTCCATATAACTCAGCTATGAACCCTTTGAATGCTTTCTTATTGTTGACATAGACCATCCTTGAGAGGCAACTTTATTAGGCTATTATAATTACATTAGGTGTTGGCGTTAACCAGAAAGTTATTGTAAGTAtctcttctcttttttttttgtctaacaatcatatttctctctctctcttccaggatGGATATATAGACTTTGTAGAATACATAGCAGCAGTCAGTCTGATGCTGAAAGGAGAAATCAACCAGAAACTGAAGTGGTACTTCAAACTTTTCGATCAGGACGGAAACGGCAAAATTGACCAAGATGAAATGGGGACAATATTCAAGGTGGtgtttctgtatttatttattattctaTCCGTTTAGTTGCTGTGATTTTATACAGGGATGTTTATCAGGCTCAGGGCCTGAAGAACATTATAAACTCTCTATATCTCCTCTGAAAATAGACTTCAGTAGAGCAGGGAGATTAACTGTGAAGGGTTCAGAAAGGTTTAAATAGCCGACAACTAGACAGTACACACCAACAAAGGGTTGCTAATCTAATCCTAACCTAATTCTATCCTTCACTACTGTCTGTCGTCGATCAATCTGCTGCTTCGCTAGCTAGTGACACTGGCAATTATATAGCACAAAAAAGATACTGTCGAATTTTGAGCTGGATTTCAGTGCCTTATTCATCATATTAGAGATGTCCTATTTAAGTCACCACAAAGCCGCAGTCATTAAAACTTTTCTTATCCTGTTTAGAGGAAACGTTTACTATAagagtatttttttttaaaggcaaatCAGTTAAACTAAGAAAgtatacataaaaataaaaatacgtaACGGTTCACTGACTGTTGTGGATTGGCTTGATAGCCTCAAACAGTCCGAATAGTCAATGGACTCTTATCTGGGGACGTATTCTGGACCTAGTGTTTACGCTTTACATCTCAGAGTAGACCAATCAGACAGAGAAGTAACCATCGTGCTACTGACTACTCAATATCTTATAGGGCAATGGAGTCTGAGTCATCACTAAGTAATCACTAAGTCATCACTGGAATCATCACTAAGTCATCACTGGAGTCATCACTAAGTCATCACTGGAGTCATCACTAAGTCATTTTATGAATGCTGCGGCAAATGTTCCAATTATCTGgccttcctcccaaagtgtgcacttgttcaatTCCTTTtactgatttgaaaggaaatgactggtaaaAGAAATACGGTGGAAAGGTCCCAGTACTTGTGGGAAGCAATGgatgagtgcacacttcaggagaaaggaggtATTATTATAGGCCCCAATGTGTTGTGGGGACTCACTAAGGACATGATACTGTTGAAATACTGTTGTATACCTcagacacagtagacctgattGATTGATATTTGGGTAAAACTGACTTAGTGATGACTCCAGTGATGACTTAGTGATGACTcacagttatttatttttttgaaaagtACCAAGAACCCCAGAGGATGATAGAACCCCAGAGGATGATAGAACCCCAGAGGATGATAGAACCCCAGAGGATGATAGAACCCCAGAGGATGATAGAACCCCAGAGGATGATAGAACCCCAGAGGATGATAGAACCCCAGAGGATGATAGAACCCCAGAGGATGATAGAACCCCAGAGGATGATAGAACCCCAGAGGATGATAGAACCCCAGAGGATGATAAGACCCCAGAGGATGATAGGACCCCAGAGGATGATAGGACCCCAGAGGATGATAGGACCCCAGAGGATGATAGAACCCCAGAGGATGATAGAACCCCAGAGGATGATAGAAACCCAGAGGATGATAGAACCCCAGAGGATGATAGGACCCCAGAGGATGATAAGACCCCAGAGGATGATAGGACCCCAGAGGATGATAGGACCCCAGAGGATGATAGGACCCCAGAGGATGATAGGACCCCAGAGGATGATAGAACCCCAGAGGATGATAAGACCCCAGAGGATGATAGGACCCCAGAGGATGATAAGACCCCAGAGGATGATAGAACCCCAGAGGATGATAGAACCCCAGAGGATGATAGAACCCCAGAGGATGATAGGACCCCAGAGGATGATAGGACCCCAGAGGATGATAGGACCCCAGAGGATGATAGGACCCCAGAGGATGATAGAACCCCAGAGGATGATAGGACCCCAGAGGATGATAGGACCCCAGAGGATGATAGAACCCCAGAGGATGATAGAACCCCAGAGGATGATAGAACCCCAGAGGATGATAGGACCACAGAGGATGATAGAACCCCAGAGGATGACATGAAAGCATAAAAACCCTTATTTCTAATGATATTCTCTGTGACTTCAGCTCTTCGTTCTGTTTTGATTACTTCAGGCTATCCAGGACATTACCCGATGTTATGACCCTCCTACGGAGGAGATTGTGACCCTCATCTATGAGAAGGTTGACATCAATAACGAAGGTAAGAATTATCAACATTTAGAGATGTAAATGTATTGAAATGGGTGAGCTTACCCACAATACAGATAGGTATTATTGGGGGTGGAATTTAAGTTAGCTTTTTAATGCTTTGATTGCTATCCTCTGGGGATCCAATGAATATCttgttctatatatttttttaccaaaATAAATTATATTCAACTCAATTAATTCTTCACACCTCCAGGTGAGTTGACTCTAGAGGAGTTTATCGAAGGAGCCAAGGACCACCAAGACATCATGGAGATGTTGGGAAAGATGATGGACCTCACCAACGTTCTAGAGATCATCGTCAACGGACAGAGAAAGCAGGTCAAATCATCAAAATGATGATGACGTCACTTCCTGTTGCACTTCCTGTTTGATGGACTCAGACTGTACAGAATGCAACGCAGAAAAGGTTGTTGAGAAAGAATACGATTGTTTTCTTTCTTTGTCTGGGACGGAAAGCAATTATGGTGGAATTTTTAATATATAATATATGGAGGAAATGTATAAATGAACAAACGACGAACGTGAGCATCTTGATGAGAAGGTGGATATACGTGAGTGGGAGTGAGCCATGTCCCAAATCTCCATTGACCAAGAAGACTGAGTTGATTGAAGCATAATGGAACCCGTCTTGTTCACTCTATGTTCTCGATTTCTACATCCCCATTCCCAAAGTCCCATCATAGAGTTAACAACGGTGGAAACCCTCTAGACAATGATTACACCAATCAAAGACTTTGAGATCAATGACAGGAAGTGTGAAAGTGCCCACTTtgggagaagggtagagaattgTGATGCAACCTATATGTTCTCTCTATGTGTGTATCACCTGAGTGGAGCAGAGGAGAGatctcttcctcatcttcctcctcttcctccttctggtgctctctctagtcaccacaactctctctagtcaccacAGCTCTCTCTAGTCACCACAGCTCTCTCTAGTCACCACAGCTCTCTCTAGTCCTCCTCCTCTGACACCACAGCTCTCTCTAGTCACcacaactctctctagtcaccacaactctctctagtcaccacaactctctctagtcaccacAGCTCTCTCTAGTCCTCCTCCTCTGTCACCACAGCTCTCTCTAGTCACcacaactctctctagtcaccacaactctctctagtcaccacaactctctctagtcaccacAGCTCTCTCTAGTCCTCCTCCTCTGTCACCACAGCTCTCTCTAGTCACcacaactctctctagtcaccacaactctctctagtcaccacaactctctctagtcaccacagctctctctagtcaccacaactctctctagtcaccacAGCTCTCTCTAGTCCTCCTCCTCTGTCACCACAGCTCTCTCTAGTCACCACATCTCtctctaatcctcctcttcctctgtcaccACAGCTCTCTCTAGTCACCACATCTCTCTCTaatcctcttcttcctctgtcaCCACAGCTCTCTCTAGTCACCACAGCTctctctagtcctcctctgtAACGGTCTTAAAACACACTTTGTCACCAAGTGATACATTGTTCTTAAGGGTCTTTTAAGAGAGGATGTATAACTGCTGTTGACAGACAGTGTGCAGGACtgatatccatccatccatccatcctaccCACCTACCTACCGAGTAGAGCGCTATATGGACTCTGCCTAGTTACAGCTCATCATTGGCTGCTCGTTGAGCCTTTAATGGTGTAATAAGCCAGGATTCAGCGAATGCATCTGCCTTCTGGAAGCCAGCCCTCATACCATAAACACACGAGTTTGGAACATTAGGGAAATGTAGGGTCATTCTCTGGCTGGTGACTAGGATTCTCTGGCTGGTGACTAGGATTCTCTGGCTGGTGACTAGGATTCTCTGGCTGGTGACTAGGATTCTCTGGCTGGTGACTAGGATTCTCTGGCTGGTGACTAGGATTCTCTGGCTGGTGACTAGGATTCTCTGCATTCCTATTCCTATTCAGGATAAATTATTTAAAGAAACTGAATAGATGTATTGTATATCCTCTTATTTtaaataaacggaatggaattGTTGTTTTTCAAAACAATGATGGTACTTTATATatatttgagagaaaaaaaagtatatttccaAAGTAAAAGGTCCAGGTTTCTGAGTCACTAAAGATGTTCCATAGATTGTTTTTGACTGCATGTTGAAAGTGACAGTTCATTCTAAATTCACACCTGTGTCCCATGGGTTGGGACTGATCTCTGctttttgggttctggctgtgtCCCATGGGTTGGGACTGATCTCTGCTGTTTGGGTTCTGGCTGTGTCCCATGGGTTGGGACTGATCTCTGCTGTTTGGGTTCTGGCTGTGTCCCATGGGTTGGGACTGATCTCTGCTGTTTGGGTTCTGGCTGTGTCCCATGGGTTGGGACTGATCTCTGCTGTTTGGGTTCTGGCTGTGTCCCATGGGTTGGGACTGATCTCTGCTGTTTGGGTTCTGGCTGTGTCCCATGGGTTGGGACTGATCTCTGCTGTTTGGGTTCTGGCTGTGTCCCATGGGTTGGGACTGATCTCTGCTGTTTGGGTTCTGGCTGTGTCCCATGGGTTGGGACTGATCTCTGCTGTTTGGGTTCTGGCTGTGTCCCATGGGTTGGGACTGATCTCTGCTGTTTGGGTTCTGGCTGTGTCCCATGGGTTGGGACTGATCTcagcttttgggttctggctgtgtCCCATGGGTTGGGACTGATCTCTGCTGTTTGGGTTCTGGCTGTGTCCCATGGGTTGGGACTGATCTCTGctttttgggttctggctgtgtCCCATGGGTTGGGACTGATCTCTGCTGTTTGGGTTCTGGCTGTGTCCCATGGGTTGGGACTGATCTCTGCTGTTTGGGTTCTGGCTGTGTCCCATGGGTTGGGACTGATCTCTGCTGTTTGGGTTCTGGCTGTGTCCCATGGGTTGGGACTGATCTCAGCTTTTTGGGTTCTGGGCTGTGTCCCATGGGTTGGGACTGATCTCTGCTGTTTGGGTTCTGGCTGTGTCCCATGGGTTGGGACTGATCTCTGCTGTTTGGGTTCTGGCTGTGTCCCATGGGTTGGGACTGATCTCTGCTGTTTGGGTTCTGGCTGTGTCCCATGGGTTGGGACTGATCTCTGCTGTTTGGGTTCTGGCTGTGTCCCATGGGTTGGGACTGATCTCTGCTGTTTGGGTTCTGGCTGTGTCCCATGGGTTGGGACTGATCTCTGCTGTTTGGGTTCTGGCTGTGTCCCATGGGTTGGGACTGATCTCTGCTGTTTGGGTTCTGGCTGTGTCCCATGGGTTGGGACTGATCTCTGCTGTTTGGGTTCTGGCTGTGTCCCATGGGTTGGGACTGATCTCTGCTGTTTGGGTTCTGGCTGTGTCCCATGGGTTGGGACTGATCTCTGCTGTTTGGGTTCTGGCTGTGTCCCATGGGTTGGGACTGATCTCTGCTGTTTGGGTTCTGGCTGTGTCCCATGGGTTGGGACTGATCTCTGCTGTTTGGGTTCTGGCTGTGTCCCATGGGTTGGGACTGATCTCTGCTGTTTGGGTTCTGGCTGTGTCCCATGGGTTGGGACTGATCTCTGCTGTTTGGGTTCTGGCTGTGTCCCATGGGTTGGGACTGATCTCTGCTGTTTGGGTTCTGGCTGTGTCCCATGGGTTGGGACTGATCTCTGCTGTTTGGGTTCTGGCTGTGTCCCATGGGTTGGGACTGATCTCTGCTGTTTGGGTTCTGGCTGTGTCCCATGGGTTGGGACTGATCTCTGCTGTTTGGGTTCTGGCTGTGTCCCATGGGTTGGGACTGATCTCTGCTGTTTGGGTTCTGGCTGTGTCCCATGGGTTGGGACTGATCTCTGCTGTTTGGGTTCTGGCTGTGTCCCATGGGTTGGGACTGATCTCTGCTGTTTGGGTTCTGGCTGTGTCCCATGGGTTGGGACTGATCTCTGCTGTTTGGGTTCTGGCTGTGTCCCATGGGTTGGGACTGATCTCTGCTGTTTGGGTTCTGGCTGTGTCCCATGGGTTGGGACTGATCTCTGCTGTTTGGGTTCTGGCTGTGTCCCATGGGTTGGGACTGATCTCTGCTGTTTGGGTTCTGGCTGTGTCCCATGGGTTGGGACTGATCTC encodes:
- the guca1c gene encoding guanylyl cyclase-activating protein 3 yields the protein MGAYESNLDDILAEDMHHWYNKFMKESPSGLITLFELKTMLEMQGMSEEASSYVDQVFFTFDMDGDGYIDFVEYIAAVSLMLKGEINQKLKWYFKLFDQDGNGKIDQDEMGTIFKAIQDITRCYDPPTEEIVTLIYEKVDINNEGELTLEEFIEGAKDHQDIMEMLGKMMDLTNVLEIIVNGQRKQVKSSK